The Anaerolineae bacterium genome window below encodes:
- a CDS encoding MFS transporter codes for MPAEKYEVNKYRWVIVGVYTLASATMALTCFSVAPLVSSLSRDWGVSFSQANLVLIVLFGLFSGLVSLPGGIATDKFGWRLVFCFAQTLLAVSALLRASTRIWPLFALFNVTGSIGLGLATSVIGAMVLKWFPRREVGVANAIANVGLAAGIAAGNAIIFPLLNALGWSGMFLTLGLIATAGAALSWIFLREQPPYPPEPLPPMVKVGLWESVKQVMNVDNIILLPFSLALVGYLGIVPAVFPVQFASYGVALTTVGLLLSVMSLVGIPASLIVPAWAFRIGRPKLIMSLGAVVLVLAFLSVFFLPLGPQNIWLAFLIIIIMGCAMNSLMPIRMGLAQLQPGVRPWNAGVLMGIVMTANGLGYFILPSISGMLVERSGPTSSALMLAGVTLATLLLVVLFVKEPKVEAPAVPAAEPEPAS; via the coding sequence ATGCCGGCAGAGAAGTACGAGGTCAACAAGTACCGTTGGGTCATCGTGGGCGTGTACACCCTGGCCTCTGCGACGATGGCCCTGACCTGTTTCAGCGTAGCTCCCCTGGTCAGCTCCCTCTCCCGGGACTGGGGCGTCAGCTTCAGCCAGGCGAACCTGGTGCTCATTGTCCTGTTCGGCCTGTTCTCCGGCCTGGTATCGCTCCCCGGCGGCATCGCCACCGATAAGTTCGGCTGGCGGCTGGTCTTCTGCTTCGCCCAAACCCTGCTGGCCGTAAGCGCGTTACTGCGTGCCAGCACCCGTATCTGGCCGCTGTTCGCTCTGTTCAATGTCACCGGCTCCATCGGCCTGGGGCTGGCAACGTCGGTCATCGGCGCCATGGTGCTGAAGTGGTTCCCGCGGCGTGAGGTCGGCGTGGCAAACGCTATCGCCAACGTAGGGCTGGCCGCCGGCATCGCCGCCGGCAACGCCATCATCTTCCCCCTGCTGAACGCCCTCGGCTGGAGCGGCATGTTCTTGACGCTGGGCCTCATCGCCACCGCCGGCGCGGCACTGTCGTGGATCTTCCTGCGCGAACAGCCTCCCTATCCGCCAGAACCCCTGCCGCCCATGGTCAAAGTGGGCCTGTGGGAATCGGTCAAGCAGGTGATGAATGTGGACAACATCATCCTCCTGCCGTTCAGCCTGGCCCTGGTGGGCTATCTGGGCATCGTGCCGGCGGTCTTCCCCGTGCAGTTCGCCAGCTACGGCGTGGCGCTCACCACCGTTGGGCTCCTGCTGTCGGTCATGTCCCTGGTGGGCATTCCGGCCTCGCTCATCGTCCCTGCATGGGCCTTCCGCATTGGCCGGCCCAAACTGATCATGAGCCTTGGAGCTGTTGTGCTGGTGCTGGCCTTCCTGTCGGTCTTCTTCCTGCCGTTGGGGCCGCAGAACATCTGGTTGGCGTTTCTCATCATCATAATCATGGGCTGTGCCATGAACTCCCTGATGCCTATCCGCATGGGGCTGGCGCAGTTACAGCCGGGTGTGCGGCCGTGGAACGCCGGCGTGCTGATGGGCATTGTGATGACCGCCAACGGCCTGGGCTATTTCATCCTGCCCAGCATCTCCGGCATGCTGGTGGAGCGTTCCGGCCCGACCAGCTCCGCCCTGATGCTGGCCGGCGTGACCCTGGCTACGCTTCTGCTGGTGGTCCTGTTCGTCAAGGAACCAAAGGTGGAAGCGCCGGCGGTGCCGGCCGCCGAGCCGGAGCCGGCGTCCTGA
- a CDS encoding ribonuclease J, giving the protein MALEELRIIPLGGLGEIGKNMMVLEYGEDILVIDAGIMFPENDMLGVDLVIPDYGYLMDKLHRVRAIVVTHGHEDHIGALPFFLQHVQAPIYATRLTIGFIESKVRARDRAGVPLNIVRPGERVTIGPFTVEFFRVNHSIPDGVGLAIYTPVGLVVHSGDFKIDYTPVIDEPADLARLATFANEGVLVLLSDSTNSESPGFTPSERAVQPAFEEIFSNAQGRVIVATFASHLPRIQQVIWAAARHNRKLAITGRTMEEMVEIARDLGYLEIPEKLLISINHAQNLPPEKVAILATGTQGEPTAVLARIARGLHKQIQVGPGDTVVISAHPIPGNDEEVNEVINRLFQRGANVIYDRIAQVHVSGHASQEEQKLLLRLVQPRYFVPIHGELRQLHHHGVLARQLGIPPERVFVVENGYVLHFTPEGGRIGERVPGGYVFVDGSGVGDVGPAVLRDRELLSQDGFVAVGMAVDVRTGRLLDVPEIVSRGFVYMRDAENLMNEMIELVIETVEQQPHYAGKQALGDLVRTALQKMIYDRIRRRPMIVPLISEVSAGGR; this is encoded by the coding sequence ATGGCATTAGAAGAACTGCGCATTATCCCGCTGGGGGGACTGGGCGAGATCGGCAAGAACATGATGGTGCTGGAGTACGGCGAGGATATCCTCGTCATTGACGCCGGCATCATGTTCCCCGAGAACGACATGCTGGGCGTTGACCTGGTCATCCCCGATTACGGCTATCTGATGGACAAACTGCACCGCGTGCGTGCCATCGTGGTAACCCATGGACACGAGGACCACATCGGCGCGCTGCCCTTTTTCCTCCAGCACGTGCAGGCGCCGATCTATGCCACGCGTCTGACAATCGGCTTTATCGAGAGCAAGGTGCGGGCGCGCGACCGCGCCGGCGTGCCGCTGAACATCGTCCGCCCGGGGGAACGGGTGACCATTGGGCCGTTCACGGTGGAGTTCTTCCGCGTGAACCACAGCATCCCGGACGGCGTCGGGCTGGCGATATACACGCCGGTAGGGTTGGTGGTGCATTCGGGCGATTTCAAGATCGATTACACACCGGTGATTGACGAGCCGGCGGACCTGGCGCGCCTGGCGACCTTCGCCAACGAGGGGGTGCTGGTACTCCTGTCCGACTCCACCAACTCCGAATCGCCGGGCTTCACGCCGTCGGAGCGGGCAGTCCAGCCGGCGTTCGAAGAGATCTTCTCCAATGCCCAAGGCCGGGTGATCGTGGCAACCTTTGCCTCCCATCTGCCGCGCATCCAGCAGGTCATCTGGGCGGCCGCCCGCCACAACCGCAAGCTGGCCATCACCGGCCGGACGATGGAAGAGATGGTGGAGATCGCTCGCGACCTAGGCTATCTGGAGATCCCGGAGAAGCTCCTGATTTCCATTAACCATGCCCAGAACCTGCCGCCGGAAAAGGTGGCCATCCTGGCGACGGGAACCCAGGGAGAACCGACCGCCGTGCTGGCGCGCATCGCCCGCGGCCTGCACAAGCAGATCCAGGTGGGGCCGGGGGATACCGTGGTCATCTCCGCCCATCCCATCCCCGGCAATGACGAAGAGGTGAACGAGGTCATCAACCGCCTGTTCCAGCGCGGGGCGAATGTCATTTACGACCGCATCGCCCAGGTGCATGTCTCTGGGCATGCCAGCCAGGAGGAGCAGAAACTGTTACTGCGCCTGGTACAACCGCGCTATTTTGTGCCCATTCACGGCGAACTGCGGCAGTTGCATCATCACGGGGTGCTGGCGCGCCAGTTAGGCATCCCGCCGGAACGCGTCTTCGTGGTGGAGAACGGCTATGTCCTGCACTTCACCCCGGAGGGTGGGAGGATCGGCGAGCGCGTGCCGGGCGGATACGTGTTTGTGGATGGGAGCGGTGTGGGGGATGTAGGGCCGGCGGTCCTGCGGGATCGCGAGCTGTTGTCCCAGGACGGCTTCGTGGCGGTCGGAATGGCCGTGGATGTGCGCACCGGCCGCTTGCTGGATGTGCCCGAAATCGTGTCGCGCGGCTTTGTCTACATGCGCGATGCGGAAAACCTGATGAATGAGATGATCGAGCTGGTCATCGAGACGGTAGAGCAACAGCCCCATTACGCCGGCAAGCAGGCCCTGGGCGATCTGGTGCGCACCGCACTGCAGAAGATGATCTATGACCGCATCCGCCGCCGGCCGATGATCGTGCCGCTCATCTCCGAGGTTTCCGCCGGCGGCCGATGA
- a CDS encoding ABC transporter ATP-binding protein: protein MLKRLIRELKPYRWQLAAAIFLTALNAGVPLLPPQFQRRIIDDALQRKDLHYIILLIAGLIGIYLLNSLVDSADSYLRHVLGQRFIFDLRTRLYEHLQRLSLSFFESRQTGDLMSRVTNDVRSLEMLVTHTTEFIIVDSLRLIGIIILLFSMEWRLALWALLPVPLVAIILRWFNKVIRPTFRQIRKDMGMINAELEENLAGMRVIQAYGQEPREFQDFLTVCRAYFQDTVRAILRWSTVFPGVRFLSSAGAALVLGVGAWMVIQGELSVGTLVAFVSYSAMFLEPINRLTEMDNAIQEALAAGERIYELLDSQPEIVDLPDAQDVESVQGAITFEHVSFVYPSGIEALHDVSFTVKPGETVALVGPSGAGKTSIANLVARFYDPTEGHVLLDGMDVRRIRLRSLRRHVVTVLQDTFLFSGTIRENLLYGRPEATEEEMIAAAKAAYAHEFIMAFPQGYDTEIGERGIRLSGGQKQRLALARAILTNPRVLILDEATSSVDAEAEYWIQRALAEVLKGRTAIVIAHRLSTIRSADKIIVLEGGRIVEMGRHETLIQRAGLYSQLYARQVEMVALPYEGVEVE from the coding sequence ATGCTGAAACGGCTCATTCGCGAACTGAAACCCTATCGCTGGCAGTTGGCCGCGGCCATATTTCTGACGGCGCTGAACGCCGGCGTCCCCCTGCTGCCGCCCCAATTCCAGCGCCGCATCATTGATGATGCCCTACAGCGCAAGGACCTGCATTATATCATCCTGCTCATCGCCGGCCTCATCGGCATCTATCTGCTCAACAGCCTGGTGGACAGCGCCGACAGCTACCTGCGGCATGTGCTGGGCCAGCGCTTCATTTTCGATCTCCGCACGCGCCTCTACGAACATCTCCAGCGCCTGTCCCTGTCGTTCTTCGAATCGCGGCAGACCGGCGATCTCATGTCGCGCGTGACCAACGATGTACGCTCCCTGGAGATGCTGGTCACCCATACCACGGAGTTCATCATCGTGGACTCCCTGCGGCTCATCGGCATCATCATCCTGCTGTTCAGCATGGAGTGGCGGCTGGCGCTGTGGGCATTACTGCCGGTGCCGCTGGTGGCCATCATCTTGCGCTGGTTCAACAAGGTCATTCGCCCGACCTTCCGCCAGATCCGCAAGGATATGGGCATGATCAACGCCGAGCTGGAGGAGAACCTCGCCGGCATGCGCGTCATCCAGGCCTATGGTCAGGAGCCGCGCGAGTTCCAGGACTTCCTGACCGTCTGCCGCGCCTATTTCCAGGACACCGTGCGCGCCATCCTGCGCTGGTCCACGGTGTTCCCGGGCGTGCGCTTCCTCTCCAGCGCCGGCGCGGCCCTGGTGCTGGGCGTAGGCGCCTGGATGGTGATCCAGGGAGAGCTGAGCGTTGGCACACTGGTGGCCTTCGTCAGCTATTCGGCCATGTTTCTGGAGCCCATCAACCGGTTGACGGAGATGGACAATGCCATTCAGGAGGCGCTGGCCGCCGGCGAACGCATCTACGAACTGCTGGACAGCCAGCCGGAGATCGTGGACCTGCCCGATGCGCAGGATGTGGAATCGGTGCAGGGTGCCATCACCTTCGAGCATGTCTCCTTCGTCTACCCCTCGGGCATTGAGGCCCTGCACGATGTCAGCTTCACTGTGAAACCTGGAGAGACGGTCGCACTGGTGGGCCCCAGCGGCGCCGGCAAGACCAGCATCGCCAACCTGGTGGCCCGCTTTTACGACCCGACGGAGGGGCATGTGCTGTTGGATGGCATGGACGTGCGGCGGATTCGCCTGCGCTCCCTGCGCCGGCATGTGGTGACCGTGCTCCAGGACACCTTCCTCTTCTCCGGCACCATTCGCGAGAACCTGCTCTACGGCCGGCCGGAGGCCACCGAAGAGGAGATGATCGCCGCCGCCAAAGCCGCCTATGCCCATGAATTCATCATGGCCTTCCCGCAGGGCTACGACACGGAGATCGGCGAGCGCGGGATACGGCTGTCCGGCGGGCAGAAACAGCGTTTGGCGCTGGCGCGCGCCATCCTGACGAACCCCCGCGTGCTTATCCTGGACGAGGCGACTTCCTCGGTGGATGCGGAGGCGGAATACTGGATTCAGCGGGCACTAGCGGAGGTGCTCAAAGGACGTACCGCTATCGTCATCGCGCATCGGCTTTCCACGATACGCAGTGCGGACAAGATCATCGTGCTGGAGGGAGGCAGGATCGTGGAGATGGGCCGGCATGAGACGCTGATCCAGCGCGCCGGCCTGTACAGCCAGCTCTACGCCCGGCAGGTGGAGATGGTCGCCCTGCCGTACGAGGGTGTGGAGGTGGAATAG